One segment of Paenibacillus rhizovicinus DNA contains the following:
- a CDS encoding TolB family protein — MKVRRYLHSMTGRGRKLGLALTLITGAAGLGWGLLPDPAAATQRSTLAMPQPDGVSGYPSADASAMQARPAGMERTEAAFVRGGALWVKERGKERQLTPNGGYARNPAWSPDGRWIAYNAGQEQRQIWIVDVGTGKSHLAAPEGGSEFQWSPSLAKDRLAYLQEQELHSVGAEEGDESVDVAGEIGNFSWLPDGSGYLISSAAQLLPDGWTPVRISRIMLATEASDPVQEEQLYVLPKQINDLIVVGTSTFKWSATGAWIAFLATPTASLSADSNTLCVLSLDGKSFLPVTQMARDEQWFQWSRHSSEGDRLAYIDGIGREASSNKRLTVTPVPALQPKAYTPSGFVDQNFAWYGEDSILVSRAAEGAWSGDPGKRPRPSLVKINLSRATQDMVTISPEGWGDFSPVSLSGGAIGWVRSDRTVSNVMLAKSAKHAKKAPVWIQGIDLGDNFYEQWNWLPVLRFKEENKAAK; from the coding sequence ATGAAAGTCAGACGATATTTACATAGCATGACCGGACGCGGGCGGAAGCTCGGATTGGCGTTGACGTTGATAACGGGAGCAGCCGGGCTCGGCTGGGGGCTGCTTCCTGATCCGGCTGCGGCGACCCAGCGTTCGACGCTGGCGATGCCGCAGCCGGACGGCGTTTCCGGTTACCCATCGGCCGATGCTTCGGCGATGCAGGCGAGGCCGGCTGGAATGGAGCGTACGGAAGCGGCGTTCGTCCGAGGAGGCGCATTATGGGTGAAAGAGAGAGGGAAGGAGCGTCAATTAACGCCGAATGGAGGCTATGCGCGCAATCCGGCATGGTCACCGGACGGCCGCTGGATCGCTTACAACGCGGGGCAGGAACAGCGGCAGATCTGGATCGTCGATGTCGGTACGGGGAAAAGCCATCTTGCCGCGCCCGAGGGCGGGAGCGAATTTCAATGGTCGCCGTCGCTGGCGAAGGACCGCCTAGCCTATCTGCAGGAGCAGGAGCTGCATTCGGTAGGAGCGGAAGAGGGCGATGAATCCGTGGATGTGGCCGGGGAAATCGGTAATTTCAGCTGGCTGCCCGACGGCAGCGGATATCTAATATCTTCCGCCGCGCAGCTGCTTCCGGATGGATGGACACCGGTGCGTATCAGCCGGATCATGCTGGCGACGGAAGCTTCGGATCCGGTGCAGGAAGAGCAGCTGTACGTGCTGCCCAAGCAGATCAACGATCTGATCGTCGTCGGCACGAGCACGTTCAAGTGGTCGGCAACCGGCGCCTGGATCGCTTTTCTGGCGACGCCGACCGCTTCTTTGTCCGCCGACAGCAATACGTTATGCGTGTTGTCTCTGGACGGCAAATCGTTTCTTCCCGTTACGCAGATGGCGCGTGACGAACAATGGTTTCAGTGGTCGCGGCATTCGAGCGAGGGAGACCGATTGGCCTATATCGACGGCATCGGCAGAGAGGCCTCGTCCAACAAACGTCTTACCGTTACGCCGGTCCCTGCGCTGCAGCCGAAAGCATATACGCCATCCGGCTTCGTGGATCAGAACTTCGCCTGGTATGGAGAGGATTCGATTCTTGTTTCCCGGGCTGCGGAAGGCGCATGGTCGGGAGATCCCGGGAAGCGGCCGCGGCCTTCGCTGGTGAAAATAAACTTGTCCCGCGCGACGCAGGATATGGTTACGATATCGCCTGAGGGCTGGGGGGATTTCAGTCCGGTTTCGTTGTCCGGCGGCGCAATTGGCTGGGTTCGTTCTGATCGCACCGTCTCGAATGTCATGCTTGCCAAATCCGCGAAGCACGCGAAGAAAGCGCCGGTTTGGATTCAGGGGATCGACCTGGGCGATAATTTTTACGAGCAGTGGAACTGGCTGCCGGTCCTGCGATTTAAGGAAGAAAATAAGGCTGCCAAGTAA
- a CDS encoding plastocyanin/azurin family copper-binding protein — MKGKSFGLFGLLALLCAVLLIPVSNAAAADPAAAPGAATVTTDAQTASQLGLLLGDGDGVTAAYLAKGATRIQAAIISLRLQGHLSEAMAYKGTDNFSDAASVGASNQAVLGYLKDHPELGWNGTGGGKFMPLEPISSQQLYKVLLESLGYRSGTDFAYAQTETFAAGKGLDQIAGNAGITNAHIATALIETLSAKTMDGKTFLASLQAKGVLSASASLPSGDRLRLHKDAKLGTLFTDGQGRTLYYFTKDAADPNSCTGDCLKAWPIYAAQNLQIPATLNAADFGMLNRADGTMQTTYKGWPLYYFVKDNAPGDTLGEAVGGVWFVAKADYAAMLGTSKTLGNYLTDAAGRTLYYFDKDTPGASVCEGNCLVNWPAYYASGSALPTGVNAADWGTIIRADGSKQSTFKGYPLYYFIKDVNHGDTLGQDVNHIWFVLNPATFAGTTTPAPKTYTIEIKEYSFGMGPLTVEAGSHIVFKNEDEVSHSAVAVNGSFAVPLLAEGESYTITLDKPGVYDFYCEPHMKFMTGQIIVK; from the coding sequence ATGAAAGGAAAAAGTTTCGGACTGTTCGGCTTGCTTGCCTTGCTTTGCGCGGTTTTGCTTATTCCCGTCAGTAATGCGGCAGCCGCCGACCCGGCCGCAGCGCCTGGCGCGGCGACGGTTACGACGGATGCGCAAACCGCCAGCCAGCTTGGCCTGCTCCTGGGCGACGGCGATGGCGTGACGGCCGCTTATCTGGCAAAAGGCGCAACCCGCATCCAAGCCGCCATTATCTCTCTCCGCCTGCAAGGCCATCTGAGTGAAGCAATGGCCTACAAGGGCACGGACAATTTCTCCGACGCGGCTTCTGTCGGCGCAAGCAACCAAGCGGTGCTCGGTTATCTGAAGGATCACCCCGAGCTCGGCTGGAACGGCACGGGCGGCGGCAAATTCATGCCGCTTGAACCGATCAGCTCCCAGCAGCTGTACAAAGTGCTGCTGGAATCGCTAGGCTACCGCTCGGGCACGGATTTCGCCTATGCGCAAACGGAAACGTTCGCCGCCGGCAAAGGACTGGACCAAATCGCCGGCAATGCCGGCATCACGAACGCCCACATCGCGACCGCGTTAATCGAAACGCTGAGCGCGAAGACCATGGACGGCAAGACGTTCCTGGCATCGCTGCAGGCGAAAGGCGTTCTGTCCGCATCCGCGAGTCTGCCGTCCGGCGACCGGCTCCGCCTTCATAAGGACGCGAAGCTCGGCACATTGTTCACCGACGGCCAAGGCCGGACGCTCTATTATTTCACGAAAGACGCTGCGGACCCGAACAGCTGCACAGGCGACTGCCTGAAGGCGTGGCCGATCTACGCCGCGCAAAACCTGCAAATTCCGGCCACGTTGAACGCCGCGGATTTCGGCATGCTGAATCGTGCGGACGGGACGATGCAAACGACGTATAAAGGCTGGCCGCTCTATTATTTCGTCAAAGATAACGCGCCTGGGGATACGCTCGGCGAAGCGGTCGGAGGCGTGTGGTTCGTCGCCAAAGCGGACTATGCGGCCATGCTCGGCACTTCGAAGACGCTCGGCAATTATTTGACGGATGCCGCGGGCAGAACGCTCTACTATTTTGACAAAGATACGCCTGGCGCGAGCGTCTGCGAAGGGAATTGCCTCGTCAACTGGCCGGCTTATTACGCCAGCGGTTCCGCTCTTCCTACCGGCGTCAATGCTGCGGACTGGGGAACGATCATCCGGGCCGACGGCAGCAAGCAGTCCACCTTCAAAGGATATCCGCTCTACTACTTCATCAAGGACGTCAATCATGGCGATACGCTGGGTCAGGACGTTAACCATATCTGGTTTGTGTTGAATCCGGCGACATTCGCGGGAACGACGACTCCGGCTCCGAAGACATACACGATCGAAATCAAAGAATATTCCTTCGGCATGGGCCCGCTGACCGTCGAAGCAGGCTCGCACATCGTCTTCAAGAACGAGGACGAAGTCAGCCATAGCGCCGTCGCAGTGAACGGCAGCTTCGCCGTTCCGCTTCTGGCGGAGGGCGAATCCTACACCATTACGCTGGATAAGCCGGGCGTTTACGATTTCTATTGCGAGCCGCATATGAAGTTCATGACAGGTCAAATCATCGTTAAATAA
- a CDS encoding oxalate decarboxylase family bicupin, protein MEHKMKADLEPAPNTASGQRADRNGNVQQSADPSYIPQPIRRSDGAGGPDFGPRDVMRDLENPDMLVPPVTDAGLLPNLKMSFSDTHMQLNKGGWSREITVRDLPVATTLAGVNMSLTPGGVRELHWHQQAEWAFMIRGCARITSIDWHGRNFIADVGQGDLWYFPAGLPHSIQALEEGCEFLLVFDDGSFSDLNTLSISDWFAHTPKSVLAANFGIPKSAFDGIPSGQLYIFNDQVPGSLESQEVQSPYGSVPLSFKHSLLAQEPLKTPGGSVRIADSSNFPVAKTIAAALVEIQPGAMRELHWHPNNDEWQYYLSGQGRMTVFAGNGVARTFDYRAGDVGYVPFAMGHYVQNTGNETLWFLEMFRSPRFEDISLNQWMALTPHQLVQANVNASPELMKSLRKVKWPVVKYPPR, encoded by the coding sequence ATGGAACATAAGATGAAAGCCGACTTGGAGCCAGCTCCGAACACCGCGAGCGGACAGCGTGCGGATCGCAACGGCAACGTGCAACAATCCGCTGATCCTAGTTACATTCCTCAGCCAATCAGACGAAGCGACGGCGCCGGCGGTCCGGATTTCGGCCCTCGCGATGTCATGCGCGACTTGGAAAATCCGGATATGCTCGTACCGCCCGTTACGGACGCGGGCTTGCTGCCGAATTTGAAAATGTCGTTCTCCGATACCCATATGCAGCTGAACAAAGGCGGGTGGTCGCGAGAAATCACCGTTCGCGATTTACCGGTCGCCACGACGCTGGCCGGGGTCAATATGAGCCTGACGCCAGGCGGCGTGCGAGAGCTGCACTGGCATCAGCAGGCGGAATGGGCGTTCATGATTCGCGGCTGCGCCCGCATTACGTCCATCGACTGGCATGGACGGAATTTTATCGCGGACGTCGGCCAAGGGGATCTGTGGTATTTTCCGGCGGGACTGCCGCATTCGATTCAAGCTTTGGAAGAGGGCTGCGAATTTCTGCTCGTCTTCGATGACGGCAGCTTCTCCGATCTGAATACCTTGTCGATTTCCGACTGGTTCGCGCATACGCCGAAGAGTGTATTGGCCGCGAATTTCGGCATCCCGAAATCGGCCTTCGACGGCATCCCGTCCGGTCAGCTGTACATTTTCAACGATCAAGTGCCGGGATCGCTGGAAAGCCAGGAAGTTCAATCGCCGTATGGATCCGTTCCGCTCTCCTTCAAGCACTCGCTCTTGGCGCAAGAACCGCTGAAGACGCCCGGCGGCAGTGTCCGGATTGCCGATTCAAGCAACTTCCCCGTTGCCAAGACGATCGCCGCGGCGCTTGTCGAGATTCAGCCCGGCGCCATGCGCGAGCTTCACTGGCACCCCAACAACGACGAATGGCAGTATTACTTGTCCGGTCAAGGCCGCATGACGGTATTCGCCGGAAACGGAGTTGCAAGAACATTCGATTACCGTGCGGGAGACGTCGGCTACGTGCCGTTCGCAATGGGGCATTACGTGCAAAACACGGGCAATGAAACGCTCTGGTTCCTGGAGATGTTCCGAAGCCCGCGCTTCGAGGATATTTCGCTCAATCAGTGGATGGCATTAACGCCGCATCAACTCGTGCAAGCCAACGTGAACGCTTCTCCGGAGCTCATGAAGTCGCTGCGCAAAGTGAAATGGCCTGTCGTGAAATATCCGCCCCGGTAA
- a CDS encoding MFS transporter: protein MQPETEHSERSEQTKTPLWTRPFIALTACFFLLFLSLQMLLSSFPAYVKDEFHAGNVQVSLVTSVFALSAIVSRFATASLMRRFSRMKLLLVGLLIAAITTALYSAAGSYGALLVLRIGYGIGFGMASTILPTLVSRIIPLRRMGEGIAYFGLSTSLAMSIGPSIGLNVMKQAGFTELSMLGLIASVVIFPILWLSRSRQDAASSAQRNGNHQSAQAAVKPPFNPKLLFPAMLNVFLSITYSGLLSFLALFGDDVHIEQVGLFFLFNAITVILVRPFSGRIFDRFGHAAVLIPSGLFVAASMIVLSNTHAMPMLIVSALLYGVGFGAIQPTLQAWMLRSSTPEQYGMANSMFYNSTDFGVAIGAILLGAISAATSYGVMYKYSAGVMGLFVVLGALQYVLASKRIKRTQAVAIES, encoded by the coding sequence ATGCAACCAGAAACCGAACATTCAGAACGATCGGAACAAACGAAGACTCCTTTATGGACAAGGCCTTTTATCGCATTGACGGCTTGTTTCTTCCTCTTATTTCTCAGCTTGCAAATGCTGCTGTCTTCCTTCCCCGCGTACGTGAAGGACGAGTTTCACGCGGGCAACGTGCAGGTCAGCCTGGTGACGTCGGTATTCGCATTGTCGGCGATCGTCTCGCGGTTCGCGACGGCTTCGCTCATGCGACGATTTTCGCGGATGAAGCTGCTGCTCGTCGGACTGCTCATTGCAGCCATAACGACGGCCTTATACTCCGCAGCAGGCTCGTATGGCGCATTGCTGGTGCTCCGCATCGGGTACGGCATCGGCTTCGGGATGGCAAGCACGATTCTGCCGACGCTCGTTTCCCGCATCATCCCGCTGCGCCGAATGGGCGAGGGCATCGCTTACTTCGGATTGTCGACGAGCCTGGCCATGTCGATCGGTCCTTCGATCGGATTGAATGTCATGAAGCAAGCGGGGTTCACGGAGCTGTCGATGCTGGGATTGATCGCGTCGGTCGTCATTTTCCCAATATTGTGGCTCTCCCGTTCCAGACAGGACGCAGCGAGCAGCGCGCAGCGGAATGGAAACCATCAATCGGCTCAGGCGGCGGTCAAGCCGCCGTTCAACCCAAAGCTGCTCTTTCCCGCCATGTTGAACGTGTTCTTGTCCATTACTTACAGCGGCTTGCTTAGTTTTCTCGCGCTGTTCGGCGATGACGTGCATATCGAGCAGGTTGGGTTGTTCTTCTTGTTCAATGCGATTACGGTTATTCTCGTGCGTCCATTCTCGGGGCGCATCTTCGATCGCTTCGGTCATGCAGCGGTGCTCATTCCATCAGGCTTGTTCGTGGCAGCTAGTATGATCGTGCTGTCGAATACGCACGCTATGCCTATGCTCATCGTGTCGGCGCTGCTGTACGGCGTCGGATTCGGCGCCATTCAGCCGACGCTGCAAGCGTGGATGCTGCGTTCGTCGACGCCGGAGCAGTACGGCATGGCGAACAGCATGTTCTACAACTCCACGGACTTCGGCGTCGCGATCGGCGCGATTTTGCTCGGGGCGATTTCGGCGGCGACCAGCTACGGCGTCATGTACAAGTATTCGGCAGGCGTGATGGGGCTGTTCGTCGTGCTTGGGGCGCTTCAGTACGTGCTGGCCTCCAAACGGATCAAACGCACGCAAGCAGTGGCCATCGAATCTTAA
- a CDS encoding cupin domain-containing protein, with protein sequence MAVSYMDFTSPNVQFTYELKNNNFFTKDSRNFINALSINQLNTLGNVSLLDIYLSTGNVVEPHVHQNASELVFCITGAALVSLINPFTKLLINIPIQPGQVANIPQGWWHYEMATVDNTHLLAIFDAPVPEFIPGSDLLRLTPASVFAHTYCLDEAKVKETFAPITQTVVIGPPKDCNASKVAGMAVHPYATAQAPLQQGGYHPQQPHGHRQQQPGFGYPQYPNSSVIGNGWEYGYGNFNG encoded by the coding sequence ATGGCAGTTTCCTACATGGATTTCACCTCGCCGAACGTGCAGTTTACTTATGAGTTGAAGAACAACAATTTCTTCACGAAAGACTCGCGCAATTTCATCAACGCCCTGTCCATCAATCAATTGAACACCCTCGGCAATGTATCGCTGCTCGATATTTACCTCAGCACGGGCAACGTCGTCGAACCACACGTTCACCAAAATGCTTCTGAGCTCGTTTTTTGCATCACCGGCGCGGCCCTTGTCTCCCTCATCAATCCGTTTACGAAATTATTGATCAATATCCCGATCCAACCGGGTCAGGTGGCGAATATCCCTCAAGGCTGGTGGCATTACGAGATGGCAACCGTCGACAATACGCATCTGCTCGCCATCTTCGACGCGCCCGTGCCTGAATTCATACCCGGATCGGACTTACTGCGTTTAACGCCGGCCAGCGTATTCGCGCATACCTATTGCCTGGATGAAGCCAAAGTGAAGGAAACGTTCGCGCCGATTACCCAGACCGTCGTCATCGGGCCTCCGAAAGACTGCAACGCATCCAAGGTCGCGGGCATGGCCGTCCATCCGTATGCGACGGCACAAGCCCCGCTGCAGCAAGGCGGGTATCATCCGCAGCAGCCTCATGGCCATCGTCAGCAGCAGCCCGGATTCGGATATCCGCAGTACCCCAACTCCTCCGTCATCGGCAACGGCTGGGAGTACGGGTACGGAAATTTTAACGGGTGA
- a CDS encoding BclA C-terminal domain-containing protein: MAEFDGNGNPLDPDNRPRLHALGGSLNPLDASIPLTQAQLNKLKQLLGQMAGLLSSVLAAPTPSGIAQLNALLHELRTLVLDIDFERLEQSALLALLENHITLVEASPFSPLGASVISIDLLNMLGGFILLFAIAPSDKDALVSLIRANDQQLAAIFALLDRNPGQAGPPGTPGAPGPQGPPGGPGAPGAAGPPGAAGPAGAAGAAGPAGAAGAAGAAGAQGPTGATGAGFGDVEPFNPIDVPNYSAGQVVTFNGSTFIALVAGPTGTPGSSPDYMLIAAAGVTGATGSTGATGAGATGATGTPGLLGATGATGGTGATGAGATGATGVTGATGTPGLLGATGAGLEGITAYNPVNAPAYQAGQVVTSGGSTYIALVASPSGTPGTSPDYLLLASAGATGTTGATGATGAGATGSTGATGSTGLIGPAGLTGATGATGSGATGSTGATGTAGSTGATGAPGTTGATGATGATGATGGAGPTGAGLEGVTAFNPANAPTYPAGQIVTFDGSTYIALVAGPTGTPGASPDYLLLASAGATGVTGDTGATGAGVAGATGPTGTAGSTGATGAPGTTGATGATGATGEIGAIGTTGFTGASGSTGATGETGATGATGAGVTGATGSTGAVGSTGATGTTGVTGATGAGVTGATGDPGATGSTGATGLTGATGETGAVGATGAAGPTGAGLEGVTAFNPANAPTYPAGQIVTFDGNTYIALVAGPTGTPGTSADYLLLAAAGATGSTGATGATGAGATGSTGATGSNGTTGATGETGSTGATGATGVTGSSGTTGSTGETGATGATGATGDTGATGTTGAVGPTGAGLEGITAFNPANAPTYPAGQVVTSDGSTYISLVAAPTGTPGTSPDYLLLAAAGETGASGATGATGSAGATGETGASGATGATGSAGATGETGAAGATGATGSAGATGETGAAGATGATGSAGATGETGAAGATGATGSAGATGETGAAGATGATGSAGATGETGAAGATGATGSAGATGETGAAGATGATGSAGATGETGAAGATGATGSAGATGETGAAGVTGATGSAGATGETGAAGATGIAGSTGATGTAGATGATGETGTNGATGANGATGTTGATGETGATGATGTVFTDINSFAANTAGSVIAVILGGTNVALPNNQVLNGGITVNGANDTFTVPSAGSYMVSYQANLTAALLLSTRLVINGTPSTPTTITPVLSISEFNNMAILNLTAGSTITLQFFGLLGAATLLAGSAGAALTIIKLS, encoded by the coding sequence ATGGCAGAGTTCGATGGTAACGGGAATCCGCTTGACCCGGATAACAGGCCGCGGCTTCATGCTCTAGGCGGCAGCCTTAATCCGCTAGACGCTTCGATCCCGTTGACGCAGGCACAGCTTAACAAACTGAAGCAGCTGCTTGGCCAAATGGCAGGGCTGCTGTCTTCCGTCCTCGCCGCTCCGACGCCAAGCGGGATCGCCCAGCTGAACGCCCTGCTTCACGAGCTGCGGACGCTCGTACTGGACATTGATTTCGAACGGCTGGAGCAGTCTGCATTGCTTGCGCTGCTTGAAAATCACATTACGCTCGTGGAGGCCTCGCCATTCTCGCCGCTTGGCGCTTCGGTAATCAGCATCGATCTGCTCAACATGCTTGGCGGGTTCATTCTGTTGTTCGCCATCGCCCCTTCCGACAAAGACGCGCTGGTCTCGCTCATTCGGGCCAACGATCAGCAGCTTGCGGCGATCTTCGCGCTGCTTGACAGAAATCCCGGGCAAGCAGGACCTCCCGGTACGCCTGGGGCGCCGGGACCGCAGGGTCCTCCGGGAGGTCCGGGAGCACCTGGGGCTGCCGGGCCGCCAGGCGCTGCCGGGCCTGCGGGGGCCGCTGGCGCTGCGGGACCTGCTGGCGCGGCAGGTGCCGCGGGTGCGGCAGGCGCGCAAGGACCGACTGGGGCGACCGGGGCGGGATTTGGTGACGTCGAGCCTTTCAATCCGATCGATGTGCCGAATTACTCTGCCGGGCAGGTCGTTACCTTCAATGGCAGCACGTTTATTGCGTTAGTGGCAGGTCCAACCGGTACGCCGGGGTCTTCGCCGGATTATATGTTGATCGCCGCCGCTGGCGTGACGGGCGCTACTGGCAGCACCGGGGCTACTGGAGCTGGAGCGACTGGGGCTACGGGAACGCCAGGATTACTCGGAGCGACCGGCGCGACTGGCGGCACCGGGGCAACTGGCGCCGGGGCGACCGGCGCGACCGGTGTCACGGGTGCTACGGGAACGCCCGGACTACTCGGTGCGACCGGCGCCGGCCTTGAAGGCATCACGGCATACAATCCCGTCAATGCGCCGGCTTACCAAGCAGGGCAAGTCGTCACCTCCGGCGGCAGCACGTATATTGCGTTAGTGGCAAGTCCGAGCGGCACGCCGGGTACTTCGCCGGACTATCTGCTGCTTGCTTCCGCAGGAGCGACCGGTACGACTGGGGCGACAGGGGCGACTGGAGCAGGCGCGACCGGTTCCACTGGCGCAACGGGTTCAACCGGGTTGATCGGCCCTGCTGGTTTAACCGGGGCGACTGGCGCCACGGGAAGCGGCGCGACCGGTTCCACTGGCGCGACGGGTACTGCGGGATCGACCGGTGCTACCGGCGCACCGGGTACGACTGGCGCTACTGGCGCGACGGGAGCGACTGGTGCAACGGGCGGCGCAGGTCCGACCGGCGCCGGATTAGAAGGCGTCACGGCATTCAATCCCGCCAATGCACCGACCTACCCTGCCGGGCAGATCGTCACATTCGATGGCAGCACGTATATCGCCTTGGTGGCGGGTCCAACGGGCACGCCGGGCGCTTCGCCGGATTATCTGCTGCTTGCTTCCGCAGGCGCGACGGGCGTTACGGGGGATACTGGCGCTACCGGAGCTGGCGTGGCCGGCGCAACTGGTCCGACGGGTACTGCGGGATCGACCGGTGCTACCGGCGCACCGGGTACGACTGGCGCTACTGGCGCGACAGGTGCAACGGGGGAAATCGGCGCGATAGGCACCACGGGATTTACCGGGGCGTCTGGCTCTACTGGCGCGACGGGCGAAACTGGAGCGACGGGCGCAACGGGAGCAGGCGTTACGGGGGCTACCGGATCTACCGGGGCTGTGGGTTCGACTGGAGCGACGGGCACGACCGGGGTGACCGGCGCGACAGGAGCTGGCGTTACCGGAGCCACTGGCGATCCGGGAGCCACGGGATCTACCGGAGCTACGGGCTTGACTGGCGCGACTGGCGAAACCGGAGCCGTAGGGGCAACCGGGGCCGCTGGTCCGACTGGCGCCGGGCTTGAAGGCGTCACGGCATTTAATCCTGCCAATGCACCTACCTACCCTGCCGGGCAGATCGTCACATTCGATGGCAACACCTATATTGCGTTGGTGGCTGGTCCGACGGGTACGCCAGGAACTTCGGCAGACTATCTGCTCCTTGCCGCAGCAGGTGCGACCGGCTCTACAGGGGCAACTGGCGCTACCGGGGCAGGCGCGACTGGATCCACAGGTGCCACGGGCTCCAACGGCACAACCGGGGCTACGGGTGAAACAGGCTCAACCGGGGCAACCGGGGCTACGGGTGTTACAGGCTCTTCCGGCACAACGGGTTCGACAGGTGAGACTGGTGCGACCGGCGCGACTGGCGCGACTGGCGATACGGGTGCTACTGGAACAACCGGAGCCGTAGGTCCGACTGGGGCCGGCCTGGAAGGCATCACGGCATTCAATCCCGCCAATGCACCGACTTACCCTGCCGGGCAGGTCGTGACCTCCGATGGCAGTACGTATATTTCATTGGTGGCTGCTCCGACGGGCACGCCAGGAACATCGCCGGATTATTTGCTGCTCGCTGCAGCCGGCGAGACTGGCGCCTCTGGGGCTACCGGAGCAACAGGCTCAGCTGGGGCTACCGGCGAGACTGGCGCCTCTGGGGCTACCGGAGCAACAGGCTCAGCTGGGGCGACCGGCGAGACTGGTGCCGCTGGGGCTACCGGAGCAACAGGCTCAGCTGGGGCAACCGGCGAGACTGGTGCCGCTGGGGCTACCGGAGCAACAGGCTCAGCTGGGGCGACCGGCGAGACTGGCGCCGCTGGGGCTACCGGAGCAACAGGCTCAGCTGGGGCAACCGGCGAGACTGGCGCCGCTGGGGCTACCGGAGCAACAGGCTCAGCTGGTGCGACCGGCGAGACTGGCGCCGCTGGGGCTACCGGAGCAACAGGCTCAGCTGGGGCAACCGGCGAGACTGGCGCCGCTGGGGCGACCGGAGCAACAGGCTCAGCTGGTGCGACCGGCGAGACTGGCGCCGCTGGGGCTACCGGAGCAACAGGCTCAGCTGGTGCGACCGGCGAGACTGGTGCCGCTGGGGTTACCGGAGCAACAGGCTCAGCTGGGGCAACCGGCGAGACTGGCGCCGCTGGGGCTACCGGAATCGCTGGCTCCACCGGGGCGACGGGTACTGCCGGTGCCACTGGCGCGACTGGGGAAACCGGCACCAACGGAGCAACCGGAGCCAACGGTGCGACTGGCACAACCGGCGCAACGGGCGAGACCGGAGCCACTGGCGCGACCGGAACCGTGTTCACGGACATCAACAGCTTCGCGGCCAACACTGCCGGTTCCGTTATCGCTGTTATTCTTGGCGGAACTAACGTCGCCTTGCCGAACAACCAGGTGCTGAACGGCGGAATTACCGTCAATGGCGCCAATGATACGTTTACCGTCCCGTCCGCCGGCAGTTATATGGTTTCCTACCAAGCCAACCTAACGGCGGCTCTGCTTCTCAGCACTCGACTGGTCATTAACGGCACGCCATCGACGCCTACTACGATCACGCCGGTCCTATCCATTTCCGAATTCAATAATATGGCGATCTTGAACCTCACTGCGGGCTCGACGATTACGCTGCAGTTCTTCGGCCTTCTGGGAGCCGCAACGCTTCTCGCCGGATCTGCCGGCGCTGCGCTGACCATCATCAAGCTTTCCTAA
- a CDS encoding MarR family winged helix-turn-helix transcriptional regulator has product MSTEARNNGHLPIGFAMGLTHRKLSALFQHRLAAHGITPEQWSTLNQIDRAQGLIQKEIAERTGKDKPTTTRILDLLEKKGLIYKKAGERDRRSFLVYSTELGQSVIRETTPIEDSVTAEVKQVMSDTEYEKMLELLQRIQLHIESKLAVTELDD; this is encoded by the coding sequence ATGTCGACCGAAGCTCGGAATAACGGCCACTTGCCGATCGGGTTCGCAATGGGGCTGACGCACCGGAAGCTGTCGGCTTTGTTTCAACACCGTCTCGCAGCCCATGGGATTACGCCGGAGCAGTGGTCCACGCTCAATCAAATCGACCGCGCGCAAGGCTTGATTCAGAAGGAAATCGCGGAACGGACGGGCAAGGATAAACCGACGACGACGCGAATATTGGATCTTCTGGAGAAGAAAGGCCTGATCTATAAGAAAGCCGGCGAACGGGACCGGCGCTCGTTCCTCGTATACAGCACGGAGCTGGGTCAATCCGTCATCCGCGAGACGACTCCGATCGAGGACAGCGTGACGGCGGAAGTGAAGCAAGTGATGTCGGACACGGAATACGAGAAGATGTTGGAGCTGCTGCAGCGCATACAGCTGCATATCGAAAGCAAACTTGCCGTCACTGAACTAGACGACTGA